In Streptomyces sp. NBC_01439, the following are encoded in one genomic region:
- a CDS encoding type II toxin-antitoxin system Phd/YefM family antitoxin, translating into MSITASEARKELFPLIKKVNENHEAIEIVSKHGNAVLVSAEDYAALREGSYLLRSPANARRLLKAYENALASINVSERELIDPDSADAGAGAA; encoded by the coding sequence ATGTCCATAACCGCGAGCGAAGCCCGCAAGGAACTCTTTCCGCTGATCAAGAAGGTCAACGAGAATCACGAGGCCATCGAGATCGTCTCCAAGCACGGCAACGCCGTGCTCGTCTCGGCCGAGGACTACGCGGCGCTGCGCGAGGGCTCGTACCTGCTGCGCTCCCCGGCGAACGCCCGCCGGCTGCTCAAGGCGTACGAGAACGCCCTGGCGAGCATCAACGTGTCGGAGCGCGAGCTGATTGATCCGGACTCGGCGGACGCGGGTGCGGGTGCCGCGTGA
- a CDS encoding DUF6000 family protein, with the protein MPFQHPEEIGYGYVIERYAARKDSSHARYLVLKSGRFLRPEWPHAEHFARHLIDDSATITDVELEALLGYEWRSRLTAAWLIGVGRRATFRERIGDLLLASEFCFSGSAYCFALARFGTHADAEILTAYLDHYLPRTDLRYDQPAALGALLRLDAHLGTNHADRFTQPDGLWDQWVNALAHLRDHPAYTPVERRRWTDLQCDFANGWSRSSPPNPSLDRPADSVS; encoded by the coding sequence ATGCCGTTCCAGCACCCCGAGGAGATCGGCTACGGCTACGTGATCGAGCGCTACGCGGCGAGGAAGGACTCAAGCCACGCCCGCTACCTCGTCCTGAAAAGTGGTCGATTCCTGCGACCCGAGTGGCCTCACGCCGAACATTTCGCCCGTCACCTCATCGACGACTCGGCCACGATCACCGATGTTGAGCTGGAGGCCCTTCTCGGCTACGAGTGGCGCTCACGCCTCACCGCCGCCTGGCTGATCGGCGTAGGCCGACGCGCCACGTTCCGTGAACGCATCGGCGACCTGCTCCTGGCCAGCGAGTTCTGCTTCTCCGGCAGCGCCTACTGCTTCGCCCTGGCCCGCTTCGGCACCCACGCGGACGCCGAGATCCTCACCGCCTACCTCGACCACTACCTTCCCCGCACAGACCTCCGCTACGACCAGCCCGCCGCCTTGGGCGCCCTCCTCCGCCTCGACGCCCACCTCGGCACCAACCACGCCGACCGCTTCACCCAGCCCGACGGCCTCTGGGACCAGTGGGTCAATGCCCTGGCCCACCTCCGCGACCACCCCGCCTACACCCCCGTCGAGCGTCGCCGCTGGACGGACCTCCAATGCGACTTCGCCAACGGCTGGTCCCGCTCCTCGCCCCCGAACCCGTCTCTCGACCGACCTGCAGACTCCGTGTCCTAG
- a CDS encoding alpha/beta hydrolase, which yields MQQDQQGDGSPMTEGGRRPHRLRMILISGGLALTLAAGGTAAYKFGLFSDIGDPVSFGQAQEKAGATAELPPEVQMPTGPKASFVRTSRLPDGTQIGRTTLTGKKSGFTGDVWVWVPKEYDDPRYAKSGFPVLISLPGGRGYPTNYWGTGPGLGLQKAVSDGAKAGTSLPFILIMPVHNADTKHHFDASDIPGQPKMGTWMVEDIPDFTKANFRTFTSRDGWAFMGSSAGGFGAFKHVLKHPDRFKAAIASGVDIVPDSPLWQGNTQAMDADNPEKLAAKLIAAGGPDVYINFQIGTAESGRDKAEKFMNDFGKGPVHTSLQVIQDGEHNGKSYVRGMREGALEWISKVMKAPTPDPGVR from the coding sequence GTGCAGCAAGACCAGCAAGGCGACGGCAGCCCCATGACCGAGGGCGGCCGTCGCCCCCATCGCCTGCGCATGATCCTGATCAGCGGCGGGCTCGCGCTCACCCTCGCCGCAGGCGGAACCGCCGCGTACAAGTTCGGCCTCTTCTCGGACATAGGGGATCCGGTCTCCTTCGGCCAGGCCCAGGAGAAGGCCGGCGCGACCGCCGAGCTGCCGCCCGAGGTGCAGATGCCGACCGGGCCGAAGGCCTCGTTCGTCCGCACCTCCCGGCTGCCGGACGGAACGCAGATCGGCCGCACCACCCTCACCGGCAAGAAGTCCGGCTTCACGGGTGACGTGTGGGTGTGGGTGCCCAAGGAGTACGACGACCCGCGGTACGCCAAGAGCGGCTTCCCGGTCCTGATCTCCCTGCCGGGCGGTCGCGGCTACCCCACCAACTACTGGGGTACGGGTCCCGGCCTCGGCCTCCAGAAAGCCGTCAGCGACGGCGCCAAGGCCGGCACCAGCCTGCCCTTCATCCTGATCATGCCGGTGCACAACGCGGACACCAAGCACCACTTCGACGCCTCCGACATCCCCGGCCAGCCCAAGATGGGCACCTGGATGGTCGAAGACATCCCGGATTTCACGAAGGCCAATTTCCGGACCTTCACCTCACGCGACGGCTGGGCCTTCATGGGCTCCTCCGCGGGCGGATTCGGCGCCTTCAAGCACGTCCTCAAGCACCCCGACCGGTTCAAGGCGGCCATCGCGAGCGGGGTCGACATCGTCCCCGACTCCCCGCTGTGGCAGGGGAACACGCAGGCCATGGACGCCGACAACCCGGAGAAGCTCGCCGCGAAGCTGATCGCGGCGGGCGGTCCGGACGTCTACATCAACTTCCAGATCGGCACCGCGGAGAGCGGCCGCGACAAGGCCGAGAAGTTCATGAACGACTTCGGGAAGGGCCCCGTGCACACCTCGCTCCAGGTGATCCAGGATGGTGAGCACAACGGAAAGTCGTACGTGCGCGGTATGAGGGAGGGCGCTCTGGAGTGGATCAGCAAGGTGATGAAGGCACCGACACCCGACCCCGGCGTGCGATGA
- a CDS encoding trypsin-like serine peptidase, protein MSTVVKGASAAAAAGVAAVFAVAFLKVPGERLVFPFPTVGVLMAGGEHWCTASVVDSPGGNVVATAAHCVAPAGEDGQPGEVAHDGLAIGELSFAPAFSGEGAGTRPLGVWKVKSIHVDDRWTKWGEDTADFAFLTIEPDEDGRSIQDAVGGGAEAPKPEWTSGYEREVTVVGYPESEHNPQNKPVSCTTRTRHDEDDPDMLYMSCAGFWTGTSGSPWIADRGGPDRAGRLIGVLSGGDTDVDSTAALFDEHAKALYEAAARG, encoded by the coding sequence ATGAGCACGGTGGTGAAGGGGGCGTCGGCGGCCGCCGCGGCGGGGGTCGCGGCGGTGTTCGCCGTCGCGTTCCTCAAGGTGCCCGGCGAGCGGCTGGTGTTCCCCTTCCCCACCGTCGGAGTACTCATGGCGGGCGGCGAGCACTGGTGCACGGCGAGCGTCGTCGACAGCCCCGGGGGCAACGTCGTCGCCACCGCCGCGCACTGCGTGGCCCCCGCGGGCGAGGACGGGCAGCCGGGCGAGGTGGCCCATGACGGGCTGGCCATCGGCGAGCTCTCCTTCGCCCCGGCCTTCTCCGGCGAGGGCGCCGGCACCCGGCCGCTGGGCGTGTGGAAGGTCAAGTCGATCCACGTGGACGACCGCTGGACGAAATGGGGCGAGGACACCGCCGACTTCGCCTTCCTCACCATCGAGCCGGACGAGGACGGGCGCAGCATCCAGGACGCGGTCGGCGGCGGCGCCGAGGCCCCGAAGCCCGAGTGGACCTCGGGGTACGAGCGGGAGGTGACCGTCGTCGGCTACCCGGAGTCCGAGCACAACCCGCAGAACAAGCCGGTCTCCTGCACCACCCGGACCCGCCACGACGAGGACGACCCCGACATGCTCTACATGAGCTGCGCCGGGTTCTGGACGGGGACCAGCGGCAGCCCCTGGATCGCGGACCGGGGCGGGCCGGACCGGGCCGGTCGGCTGATCGGGGTGCTGAGCGGCGGGGACACGGACGTGGACTCCACGGCCGCGCTGTTCGACGAGCACGCGAAGGCCCTGTACGAGGCGGCCGCGCGGGGCTGA
- a CDS encoding alpha/beta hydrolase — MHQYPQRPRPDEQPSYQEYPPQEPYQGHQDFPGYPGPAQQHPPYGEQPASVRTPQPKRSRRRIWIGAALALALLLGGGGFASWKLDWFAGNGEEVSFGKGTPPPATGKTDPSAPATAATPSGDPDVALPTGPKSGFKQTTKLDDGTIIAKTRLAGAKSGFEGDVWVWAPKEYDDPKYAKSGFPVLIALPGGNGFPDNYWSDRSLGLQKAISDGAKAGTSLPFVVIMPVLNPDAKYYYDGSDIPGQAKMGTWIAEDVPDFVKANFRTYKSRDGWAFMGSSSGAFVGMKTVLQHPDRFKAVIASGGEIVPDSPLWKGHQVEMDANNPEKLAQKLIDSKGPEVYINFQIGTKESGKERMTKFQQQYGKGPVKMTIRDIQNGEHNGWHYVRGMKEGSLEWVSKVLKGPKPEAG; from the coding sequence GTGCACCAGTACCCGCAGCGCCCGCGGCCTGACGAGCAGCCGTCGTACCAGGAGTACCCGCCCCAGGAGCCGTACCAGGGGCACCAGGACTTCCCCGGATACCCGGGCCCGGCGCAGCAGCACCCGCCGTACGGCGAGCAGCCCGCCTCCGTCCGGACCCCGCAGCCGAAGCGCTCCCGGCGCCGAATATGGATCGGCGCGGCCCTCGCCCTCGCGCTCCTGCTCGGCGGCGGCGGGTTCGCCTCCTGGAAGCTCGACTGGTTCGCCGGCAACGGCGAGGAGGTGAGCTTCGGGAAGGGCACCCCGCCCCCGGCCACGGGCAAGACGGACCCCAGCGCCCCGGCGACCGCCGCCACGCCCTCGGGCGACCCGGACGTGGCCCTGCCGACCGGCCCCAAGTCCGGCTTCAAGCAGACCACCAAGCTCGACGACGGCACGATCATCGCCAAGACCCGCCTCGCCGGCGCGAAGTCCGGCTTCGAGGGCGACGTATGGGTGTGGGCGCCCAAGGAGTACGACGACCCCAAATACGCCAAGAGCGGCTTCCCGGTCCTTATCGCGCTCCCCGGCGGCAACGGCTTCCCGGACAACTACTGGTCCGACCGCAGCCTCGGCCTCCAGAAGGCCATCAGCGACGGCGCCAAGGCGGGCACCAGCCTGCCGTTCGTCGTGATCATGCCGGTGCTCAACCCGGACGCCAAGTACTACTACGACGGCTCCGACATCCCCGGCCAGGCCAAGATGGGCACGTGGATCGCCGAGGACGTACCGGACTTCGTCAAGGCCAACTTCCGTACGTACAAGTCCCGTGACGGCTGGGCCTTCATGGGCTCCTCCTCCGGCGCCTTCGTCGGCATGAAGACCGTCCTGCAGCACCCGGACCGGTTCAAGGCCGTGATCGCCAGCGGCGGCGAGATCGTTCCGGACTCCCCGCTCTGGAAGGGCCACCAGGTCGAGATGGACGCGAACAACCCGGAGAAGCTCGCCCAGAAGCTGATTGATAGCAAGGGCCCCGAGGTCTACATCAACTTCCAGATCGGCACCAAGGAGAGCGGGAAGGAGCGGATGACGAAGTTCCAGCAGCAGTACGGCAAGGGGCCCGTCAAGATGACCATCCGCGACATCCAGAACGGCGAGCACAACGGCTGGCACTACGTCCGGGGCATGAAGGAAGGCTCCCTGGAGTGGGTCAGCAAGGTCCTGAAGGGGCCGAAGCCCGAAGCCGGCTGA
- a CDS encoding Pycsar system effector family protein, translating to MTSSPPTARTAVPAPVQGAPGLAPRTMLTVLQTTHQHADAKAGILSAVQAALVGTAGAWSEAALDGWRRGGPVGALAGVLLVLFACGLFGGAASLALAIRPRVWRPTGPNDYSFVWLAAASDPSPPTNAAEDERQLHAMIRFLSDVALRKYRCVTTAVVCTAVMGTTAGFCLLLRPLLG from the coding sequence GTGACATCCAGCCCGCCCACCGCACGCACGGCGGTGCCCGCCCCCGTCCAGGGTGCGCCCGGCCTCGCCCCGCGCACGATGCTGACCGTCCTGCAGACGACGCACCAACACGCCGACGCCAAGGCCGGCATCCTCTCCGCCGTGCAGGCGGCACTCGTGGGGACGGCGGGCGCATGGAGCGAGGCGGCGCTCGACGGCTGGCGGCGCGGCGGCCCGGTCGGTGCTCTGGCGGGGGTGCTGCTGGTCCTCTTCGCCTGCGGTCTCTTCGGCGGTGCGGCCTCGCTCGCACTGGCGATCCGGCCGCGCGTCTGGCGGCCCACCGGCCCCAACGACTACAGCTTCGTCTGGCTGGCCGCCGCCTCGGATCCGTCGCCGCCCACCAACGCCGCCGAGGACGAGCGGCAGTTGCACGCGATGATCCGCTTCCTCTCCGACGTGGCCCTGCGGAAGTACCGCTGCGTCACCACCGCCGTGGTGTGCACCGCGGTGATGGGTACCACCGCCGGCTTCTGCCTGCTGTTACGGCCGCTGCTCGGCTGA
- a CDS encoding Txe/YoeB family addiction module toxin: MRLVFEDQGWEDYTSWLKNDRKMLARINKLIEDVRRDPFSGIGKPEPLKYHLPGAWSRRIDDEHRLVYLVTEKEVIILAARYHY, translated from the coding sequence GTGAGGCTTGTCTTTGAGGATCAGGGCTGGGAGGACTACACGTCCTGGCTCAAGAACGACCGCAAGATGCTCGCCCGGATCAACAAGCTCATCGAGGACGTCAGGCGTGACCCGTTCTCAGGGATCGGCAAGCCCGAACCCTTGAAGTACCACCTGCCCGGCGCGTGGTCGCGGCGAATCGACGACGAGCACCGCCTCGTCTACCTGGTGACGGAGAAGGAGGTCATCATCCTCGCGGCTCGGTATCACTACTGA
- a CDS encoding MarR family winged helix-turn-helix transcriptional regulator: MTSMAPEERIGSHLKRAEQALLAAKNTACKPAAVTVPQYAALLWLAEKPGISAAALARLCGVTPPTMNTVLKNLQERGLIERTPHEWHRNVLETRLTDEGRTAMELADSGAVRVERALAAAFTREEREVLIQLLGRCAEVLEAQR, translated from the coding sequence ATGACCTCCATGGCCCCCGAGGAGCGGATCGGCTCTCACCTCAAGCGTGCTGAGCAGGCGCTTCTCGCGGCGAAGAACACGGCGTGCAAGCCGGCCGCAGTAACGGTTCCGCAATACGCTGCGCTGCTCTGGCTGGCCGAGAAGCCCGGCATCTCCGCCGCTGCGCTCGCCCGCCTGTGCGGGGTGACGCCGCCGACCATGAACACCGTGCTGAAGAACCTCCAGGAGCGCGGGCTCATCGAGCGGACCCCCCACGAATGGCACCGCAACGTGTTGGAGACCCGGCTCACCGACGAGGGGCGCACGGCGATGGAGCTGGCGGACTCCGGCGCGGTGCGGGTGGAGCGGGCGCTCGCCGCCGCATTCACCCGTGAGGAGCGGGAGGTGCTGATCCAGCTGCTCGGGCGGTGTGCGGAGGTGCTCGAAGCCCAGCGCTGA
- a CDS encoding EamA family transporter, producing the protein MSTSTTVDGKAAGPATAPLGRISGAVWAALALVYVVWGSTYLGIRVVVETMPPFLSAGARFITAGLLLSAVVAWRYGPAALRATRAQLASAALVGLLLILGGNGLVVLAETSVPSGLAALLVAAVPMWVVVLRASSGDRPPLRTLAGVLVGLSGLAVLTSPGLSGSVRLSGVLMVLAASVLWSLGSFSAPRLKLPDNPLTGSAYQMFVGGAAAVVVGLLRGEQRGLDPTAFSTASWWALGYLTVVGSLVGFTAYVWLLQAAPLSLVSTYAYVNPVVAVALGTLILDEALTWQILVGGAIVVAAVGVIVSTERKK; encoded by the coding sequence ATGAGCACCTCCACAACGGTCGACGGCAAGGCCGCCGGGCCGGCCACCGCCCCCCTCGGCAGGATCTCGGGCGCGGTCTGGGCCGCCCTCGCCCTCGTCTACGTGGTCTGGGGCTCGACCTACCTCGGCATCCGGGTCGTCGTCGAGACCATGCCGCCCTTCCTCTCCGCCGGAGCCCGGTTCATCACCGCCGGTCTGCTGCTGTCCGCCGTCGTCGCCTGGCGGTACGGTCCGGCCGCGCTGCGGGCCACCCGCGCACAGCTCGCCTCGGCGGCCCTGGTCGGGCTGCTGCTGATCCTCGGCGGGAACGGCCTGGTGGTCCTCGCCGAGACCTCGGTGCCGTCGGGCCTCGCCGCGCTGCTGGTGGCGGCGGTGCCGATGTGGGTGGTGGTGCTCCGGGCGAGCAGCGGGGACCGGCCCCCGCTGCGCACCCTGGCCGGGGTGCTGGTGGGCCTCTCCGGGCTCGCGGTGCTGACCAGCCCGGGGCTCAGCGGCTCGGTGCGGCTGTCGGGGGTGCTGATGGTCCTGGCGGCTTCGGTCCTGTGGTCGCTGGGCTCGTTCTCGGCGCCGCGGCTGAAGCTGCCGGACAACCCCCTCACGGGCAGCGCCTACCAGATGTTCGTGGGCGGGGCCGCCGCCGTGGTCGTCGGCCTGCTGCGCGGCGAGCAGCGCGGCCTGGACCCGACGGCGTTCTCCACCGCCTCCTGGTGGGCCCTCGGGTATCTGACCGTCGTCGGTTCGCTCGTCGGTTTCACGGCGTACGTGTGGCTGCTCCAGGCCGCGCCGCTGTCGCTGGTGTCCACGTACGCGTACGTCAATCCGGTCGTCGCCGTGGCGCTCGGCACGCTGATCCTCGACGAGGCCCTGACCTGGCAGATCCTGGTCGGCGGTGCGATCGTCGTGGCGGCGGTGGGCGTGATCGTCAGTACCGAGCGGAAGAAGTAG
- a CDS encoding DEAD/DEAH box helicase has translation MGRREREAVAGGERLYAAAQAVAGDHRQAVDAVREALKPIHDAAAEQALATIPVARLKEVTEGRLRLGEVERSGLRSVGQVLDAGSYRLRQIPGVGQRTAEQVIAAARQISDAVRETIAVHIDVDRPEPRTTALVTALHVLVEAGPDVQRALDAAVVLAERLGPLLAEAKPATGRLRMLLVGQAKRDRVLGAVAEVRGLTEEAVQGAVPELLAQASVDLLRGPSTEVAAWVDFELRSAEYYSLLAEISSRSPDAAAAEGFLPDEVAERVRRQLLDDTHRRVSLRGYQSFGARFALAQRKVILGDEMGLGKTIQAIAALSHLAAEGQSHFVVVCPASVLINWAREIEARSKLRAMCLHGPDRQEAFADWKGRGGVAVTTFDALRGFPAPGGGEIGMLVVDEAHYVKNPKTRRAQAVTEWSGRCDRVLFMTGTPMENRVSEFRSLVHILQPDLAAAVGDRDGVAGSKAFRKAVAPVYLRRNQQDVLTELPALQHTDEWEELSASDESAYREAVRSGNFMAMRRAAYAHPEGSAKLNRLREIVEDAAENGLKVVVFSNFRQVLGVVKDSLEAAPGPGGGRVFGPLSGSVPPARRQQVVDEFAAAPGHAVLVAQIEAAGVGLNVQAASVVIICEPQVKPTIENQAVARAHRMGQVRPVRVHRLLAPRGVDERMVRILKNKSRLFDAYARRSAVAESTPDAVDVSDVAMARQIVEEEQARLGTIGR, from the coding sequence ATGGGGCGCAGGGAGCGGGAGGCGGTCGCCGGAGGAGAGCGGCTGTACGCGGCCGCGCAGGCGGTGGCTGGTGACCACCGGCAGGCCGTCGACGCGGTTCGGGAGGCCCTGAAGCCGATCCACGACGCGGCGGCGGAGCAGGCTCTGGCGACCATCCCGGTGGCCCGGCTGAAGGAGGTCACCGAGGGCCGCCTCCGACTCGGGGAGGTCGAACGGAGCGGGCTGCGCTCGGTCGGGCAGGTGCTCGACGCCGGGTCGTACCGGCTGCGCCAGATTCCCGGCGTGGGCCAGCGGACCGCCGAGCAGGTCATCGCGGCGGCACGCCAGATCTCCGATGCCGTCCGGGAGACCATCGCCGTCCACATCGACGTGGACCGGCCGGAGCCCCGGACCACCGCGCTCGTCACGGCCCTGCACGTCCTGGTGGAGGCGGGCCCCGACGTGCAGCGCGCCCTCGACGCGGCCGTGGTGCTCGCGGAGCGGCTGGGCCCGCTGCTCGCCGAGGCCAAGCCGGCCACCGGGCGGTTGCGGATGTTGCTGGTGGGGCAGGCCAAGCGGGACCGGGTGCTCGGCGCCGTCGCCGAGGTCCGCGGCCTGACCGAGGAGGCGGTGCAGGGGGCGGTGCCCGAGCTGCTCGCGCAGGCTTCGGTGGACCTGCTGCGCGGCCCCTCGACCGAAGTGGCGGCCTGGGTCGACTTCGAGCTGCGGTCCGCCGAGTACTACAGCCTCCTCGCGGAGATCTCCAGCCGCAGCCCCGACGCGGCCGCCGCCGAAGGGTTCCTGCCCGACGAGGTGGCCGAGCGGGTCCGCCGCCAGCTGCTCGACGACACGCACCGCAGGGTGTCGCTCCGCGGCTACCAGTCCTTCGGGGCGCGGTTCGCCCTGGCGCAACGCAAGGTGATCCTCGGGGACGAGATGGGGCTCGGAAAGACCATCCAGGCCATCGCCGCCCTGTCCCACCTCGCCGCCGAAGGGCAGAGCCACTTCGTGGTCGTCTGCCCGGCCAGCGTCCTGATCAACTGGGCGCGGGAGATCGAGGCCCGCAGCAAGCTGCGCGCGATGTGCCTGCACGGCCCGGACCGGCAGGAGGCGTTCGCCGACTGGAAGGGACGGGGCGGGGTCGCGGTGACCACCTTCGACGCCCTGCGCGGATTTCCCGCGCCCGGCGGCGGCGAGATCGGGATGCTGGTCGTGGACGAGGCGCACTACGTGAAGAACCCGAAGACCCGGCGGGCCCAGGCGGTCACCGAATGGTCCGGGCGCTGCGACCGCGTCCTGTTCATGACCGGGACGCCGATGGAGAACCGGGTCTCCGAGTTCCGCAGCCTGGTGCACATCCTCCAGCCCGACCTGGCCGCGGCCGTCGGTGACCGGGACGGCGTGGCCGGCTCCAAAGCCTTCCGGAAGGCCGTCGCCCCGGTCTACCTGCGCCGCAACCAGCAGGACGTGCTGACCGAACTGCCCGCACTGCAGCACACGGACGAGTGGGAGGAGCTGAGCGCCTCCGACGAGTCCGCCTACCGCGAGGCCGTGCGCTCCGGCAACTTCATGGCGATGCGCAGGGCTGCGTACGCGCACCCCGAGGGGTCGGCGAAGCTCAACCGGCTGCGCGAGATCGTCGAGGACGCCGCCGAGAACGGTCTGAAGGTGGTGGTGTTCTCCAACTTCCGGCAGGTCCTGGGGGTGGTGAAGGATTCCCTGGAGGCCGCGCCGGGTCCCGGCGGTGGCCGGGTGTTCGGTCCGCTCTCGGGGAGCGTGCCGCCCGCCCGCCGCCAGCAGGTGGTGGACGAGTTCGCCGCCGCGCCGGGTCACGCGGTGCTGGTGGCGCAGATCGAGGCGGCGGGAGTGGGGCTCAACGTGCAGGCCGCCTCCGTAGTGATCATCTGTGAGCCCCAGGTCAAGCCGACCATCGAGAACCAGGCCGTGGCGCGGGCCCACCGGATGGGGCAGGTGCGCCCGGTCCGGGTGCACCGGCTGCTCGCCCCGCGCGGAGTGGACGAGCGGATGGTGCGGATCCTGAAGAACAAGAGCCGCCTGTTCGACGCGTACGCGCGGCGCAGCGCCGTCGCCGAGTCCACACCGGACGCGGTCGACGTGTCGGACGTCGCGATGGCCCGCCAGATCGTCGAGGAGGAGCAGGCGCGGCTGGGCACGATCGGCCGGTAG
- a CDS encoding SMP-30/gluconolactonase/LRE family protein, with amino-acid sequence MKTKSSLLAALAVTLTLGAAPAQAHAPAGDARISTAFTLPGAKVYPEGIATDPRTRTVYVGSYADGTVYRARPGRSEAEVFLPSGTDGRRTANGLRVDALGRLWVTDSTTGVAVYDTTSGSRLAHFEVARGAGAPARFVNDLALTPDGTAYLTDSIRGVIYRVTPEQLAAGSGTLTEAYDLSGALRPRPAGGFSLNGIVADRAGRYLLTVDMPEGDLYRVDLRTGAVRRVDLGGGDLKAADGLDLSPDGTLRVAHNVTNTLTRWQVCADGTRARLTRTIADPSLQIPTTLAHTPGRTLVVRSQFDKGGPMSPGSGTPTTFTVAAVRGL; translated from the coding sequence ATGAAGACGAAGTCGTCTCTTCTCGCCGCCCTGGCCGTGACCCTCACGCTGGGAGCGGCCCCGGCGCAGGCGCACGCCCCGGCGGGCGACGCCCGGATATCCACGGCCTTCACCCTGCCCGGCGCGAAGGTCTACCCGGAGGGCATCGCCACCGACCCCCGCACCCGCACCGTCTACGTCGGCTCGTACGCGGACGGCACCGTCTACCGGGCCCGCCCCGGCCGGTCCGAGGCCGAGGTGTTCCTGCCCTCCGGAACCGACGGCCGCCGCACGGCGAACGGCCTGCGCGTCGACGCGCTCGGCCGCCTGTGGGTCACCGACTCCACCACGGGCGTGGCGGTCTACGACACCACCAGCGGGTCCCGGCTGGCCCACTTCGAGGTGGCCCGGGGCGCAGGAGCCCCCGCCCGCTTCGTCAACGACCTGGCCCTGACCCCGGACGGCACCGCCTACCTCACGGACAGCATCCGCGGCGTGATCTACCGGGTGACCCCCGAGCAGTTGGCCGCCGGGAGCGGCACCCTGACCGAGGCCTACGACCTCTCCGGGGCCCTGCGCCCCCGGCCGGCGGGCGGCTTCAGCCTCAACGGCATCGTTGCCGACCGGGCGGGCCGCTACCTCCTCACCGTCGACATGCCGGAGGGCGACCTCTACCGCGTGGACCTGCGCACCGGTGCCGTCCGCCGCGTCGACCTCGGCGGCGGCGACCTGAAGGCGGCCGACGGCCTCGACCTCTCCCCCGACGGCACCCTGCGCGTGGCGCACAACGTCACCAACACGCTGACCCGCTGGCAGGTCTGCGCGGACGGCACCCGCGCCCGCCTGACGCGCACGATCGCGGACCCGTCCCTGCAGATCCCCACGACCCTCGCGCACACCCCGGGCCGCACGCTGGTGGTCCGCTCCCAGTTCGACAAGGGCGGCCCCATGTCCCCGGGCTCGGGCACCCCGACCACGTTCACGGTCGCCGCGGTCCGCGGCCTGTGA
- a CDS encoding Crp/Fnr family transcriptional regulator, whose protein sequence is MLSAPARAELLGLGTELTLGSGGVLLTEGATDRHLYVILRGFAKVTATVENGQESLLAVRVGGDSVGEMAALDGAPRSAGVVACGPLRARVIGPGALHGLMVRRPEVAVALTRIVADRLRWANRRRLEFRGYPVKVRLARLLVELAVAYGRPGAAGGHVIGFQLTQPELAALTGAAETTVHKGLRELRDEGLLGTGYRTTTVHDLARLARVAELAGPVAPPAPRRPPGSAEQRP, encoded by the coding sequence GTGCTGTCCGCGCCCGCGCGGGCGGAATTGCTCGGGTTGGGTACGGAGTTGACGCTCGGCTCCGGCGGCGTGCTGCTCACCGAAGGCGCCACCGATCGGCATCTGTACGTGATTCTCCGCGGGTTCGCCAAGGTCACCGCGACCGTCGAGAACGGGCAGGAGTCGCTGCTCGCCGTCCGGGTCGGCGGGGACAGCGTGGGTGAGATGGCCGCCCTCGACGGTGCGCCGCGGTCGGCCGGGGTGGTGGCCTGCGGGCCGTTGCGGGCGCGGGTGATCGGGCCCGGGGCCCTGCACGGGCTCATGGTGCGGCGGCCCGAGGTGGCGGTGGCGCTGACCCGGATCGTGGCCGACCGGCTGCGCTGGGCCAACCGGCGGCGGCTGGAGTTCCGCGGGTATCCGGTCAAGGTGCGCCTCGCGCGGCTCCTGGTGGAGCTCGCCGTGGCCTACGGGCGGCCCGGGGCGGCGGGCGGTCACGTGATCGGCTTCCAGCTCACCCAGCCCGAACTCGCCGCGCTCACCGGCGCCGCGGAGACCACCGTGCACAAGGGATTGCGCGAGCTGCGGGACGAGGGGCTGCTCGGCACCGGATACCGGACGACCACCGTGCACGACCTGGCCCGGCTGGCCCGGGTGGCCGAACTCGCCGGGCCCGTGGCGCCGCCCGCGCCGCGCCGGCCCCCGGGGTCAGCCGAGCAGCGGCCGTAA
- a CDS encoding PadR family transcriptional regulator, translating into MTKEPTAPADQRRSQLLRGVLDLCLLSLIAERPRYGFEFAQALADAGLDLVSEGSIYPLLARMERAGLISSYRAPSPSGGAPRKYYRPTGAGHAELAGGRADWQAFAGPIGRILSTGTHSTGEDAP; encoded by the coding sequence ATGACAAAGGAGCCGACCGCGCCCGCCGACCAACGGCGCAGCCAGCTCCTGCGCGGAGTGCTCGACCTCTGCCTGCTGTCCCTCATCGCCGAACGGCCCAGGTACGGCTTCGAGTTCGCCCAGGCGCTCGCCGATGCCGGCCTCGACCTCGTCAGCGAAGGCAGCATCTATCCGCTGCTCGCACGGATGGAACGGGCGGGGCTCATCTCCTCGTACCGTGCCCCGTCCCCCAGCGGCGGCGCCCCGCGCAAGTACTACCGACCGACCGGGGCCGGGCACGCCGAGCTGGCCGGGGGGCGGGCCGACTGGCAGGCCTTCGCCGGGCCCATCGGCCGGATCCTGAGCACCGGTACGCACTCCACGGGGGAAGACGCGCCATGA